The sequence GCGCATAGGCCGCCGGCTCGCCGCGCGCGACGGCCGACATGTTGGCCATCTCGAAGGCGGTGCTGACGGCGAAGCCCATCGGCGAGTAGCCCTCGCTGAGCACAAAGCCGATCCGGCGCATGGCGTACTCCCGAATGTCCTAAAACGCCGCATCTATGACATTTCAGACAGACGGCGACAAGCCTATGGTCCTCCCAACGCCCGATGACGGGCGACATGGAGAACGATCATGAGCACGACTCACAAGGGCACGGCCCTCATCACCGGCGCGTCGGGCGGCATCGGCGCTCTTTATGCCGAACGTCTGGCCCGGCGCGGCTACGACCTCATCCTGGTCGCGCGCAATGTCGAGCGGCTGCAGGCGGTGGCCCGCCGCATCACCGACGCCACCGGCCGCGCGGTCAATGTGGTCGCCGCCGATCTCGGCGGGACGGACGGGCTGGCGCAGGTGGAGACGCTGCTGCGCGAGCATGCCGGCATCACGCTTCTGGTCAACAATGCCGGCTTCGGCTCCGCCGCGCTGCTGCTCGATTCCGACGTCGCGCGCATGCAGGAGATGATCGACGTGAACGTCACCGCGCTGACGCGGCTGACCTATGCCGCCGCGCCCGGCTTCGTGGCGCGTGGAAACGGCGCCATCATCAACATCGCCTCCATCTCGGCGATCGCGCCGGAGCTGCTCAACGGCGTCTACGGCGCCAGCAAGGCTTATGTGCTCGCCTTCACCCAGTCGCTTCAGCATGAACTGGCCGGCAAGGGCGTGCGCGTGCAGGTCGTGCTCCCCGGCGCCACCGCCACCGAGTTCTGGGACGTCGCCGGCATTGGCGGCCACGGCAACCTGCCGGAGGGTTGGGTGATGAGTGCGGCCGATCTGGTGGACGCGGCGCTCACCGGCTTCGACGCCGGCGAGGTCGTCACCATCCCGCCGTTGCAGGACGGCGAGGAATGGAACGCCTATGAGGCCGCCCGCCGCACCATGTCCGGCCATCTCGGCGTCGCCACCCCGGCGCCGCGCTACCGCAAGGCCGCCTGAACGGTTGCCCGAACGGCCGGGTTTGCAACGGTACGGGCGCTCACAGCGCCCGTACCCGCGAGCCCAGCGTGTCGAACTGCCCGCCGGCATAGATCAGCGGGTGCAGCGGCCCTTCCGGCAGGTGGATGGCGACCACCCGGCCGAGAAAGATGGTGTGGCTGTGTACGCTCACCTTCTCGGCCAGCTCGCAGTCGAAGCTCGCCAGCGCCCCGACGAGGGCCGGCGCGCCGGTCGCCAGCGCGCGCCACTCATGGGTGCTGAAGCGCATATGGCGGTGCGCCGAGGACGAGAACGCCTTGGCAAGCTCCAGCTCCGGCTCGCCCAGCAGATTGACGCAGAAGCTGCCCGAGCGGTCGATGACGTCGTGGCAGGAGACGTTGCGGTTCACGCAGACGAGCAGGGTCGGCGTCGGATCGGCGGCCACCGAGGTGACCGAGGTGGCGACGAAACCGTGCGGCTGGCCCTCGTCGAGGGTAGTGATCACGGACACGCCGGCGGCGAGGCGCCGCATGCCCTGTTTGAAATCGGCTGGATCGATCATGACGAACTCCACGTCGCGACCCTCCGGCCGCGTTGGAGCCGCTTGCGCAAGTCGCGTGCCAGTGCCGGGAATGCGGGAAACGCAGCGGTTTCCGGCCCGGCGTCTCGCCGCCGGCTGCGACAGATGTCGCTGATCTGAGACGCCGGCGCCGCCTCCCGCCCGCCAGCGGGTCGGGGCGCCCTCACCCGGCCGCCGCACGCAAATCCAGCCGCCGCACGGGCTCGCACGGCCCGCCTGCCGACGCGCGACGTGGCGCCCACGCGCATGTGGGCACCCGGATGCCGGTGGCACGCCTCTTGCGGTCTGTTCCCATCCCTTTCGTTTGCGAAAGCACGGTCATGACCATCAACGTGAATCCCGTCGCCGACATCATCACGCCGCTTCCCAAGCAGCTCCTGATCGACGGCAAATTCGTCCCCTCGCTCTCGGGCAAGACCTTCAAGACCTTCAACCCGGCGACCGGCCAGGTGCTGGCCGAGGTCTCCGAGGGCGGCGCCGCCGACATCGACCTCGCCGTCGCGGCGGCCCGGCGCGCCTTCAACGGCCCGTGGAGCCGCTTCACCCCGTTCCAGCGCCAGGCGCTGCTGCTGCGCTTCGCCG comes from Ancylobacter sp. TS-1 and encodes:
- a CDS encoding SDR family oxidoreductase, which translates into the protein MSTTHKGTALITGASGGIGALYAERLARRGYDLILVARNVERLQAVARRITDATGRAVNVVAADLGGTDGLAQVETLLREHAGITLLVNNAGFGSAALLLDSDVARMQEMIDVNVTALTRLTYAAAPGFVARGNGAIINIASISAIAPELLNGVYGASKAYVLAFTQSLQHELAGKGVRVQVVLPGATATEFWDVAGIGGHGNLPEGWVMSAADLVDAALTGFDAGEVVTIPPLQDGEEWNAYEAARRTMSGHLGVATPAPRYRKAA
- a CDS encoding flavin reductase family protein, producing the protein MIDPADFKQGMRRLAAGVSVITTLDEGQPHGFVATSVTSVAADPTPTLLVCVNRNVSCHDVIDRSGSFCVNLLGEPELELAKAFSSSAHRHMRFSTHEWRALATGAPALVGALASFDCELAEKVSVHSHTIFLGRVVAIHLPEGPLHPLIYAGGQFDTLGSRVRAL